The genomic DNA AAATCAGAGCCAGTAGGTGCATTAGAAAAATATTCGGCCATCATTTTACGCACAATTGGCACAGCTACACTAGAACCTTCTCCACCTTGCTCCACCATAGCCACCACTAATAAAGTTGGCTTATCATAAGGCGCATAACCCATAAACCAAGCATGGGTTAAGGTCTGACTACCGGTTTGAGCCGTACCGGTTTTACCAGCCGCTTTAACCGGCAAACTATTCAAATACCTAGCACTACCATCGGTAACGGTTTGCCTCATACCTTTTTGAACAATTTGTAGAATTTCATCACTTAAACCAAAATCTTCCATTTCTGTAACAGGTGTTTGTTGTGTCCGACGGTCCGGCCAAACTATTTCTTTTAGTAAATGAGGTTTTTTAATTCGACCATTAGTAACCAAGGCTGAATAATTAACAGCTAACTGCAAAGGGGTAACCAATAAATCACCTTGACCAATAGAAATATTATAAGTATCACCTTTATACCAACGCTCATTTAATTTATCTAACTTCCATAAAGGGGTTGGAATAAAACCCAACCTTTCACCAGGTAAATCTATGTTTCTTGGTTGCGAAAAACCAAATTTTTCCAAATAAGCGGTCAAACGACTTATACCTAAACCGCTGTCTGCTTCACCACCGCCACCCAACAAATAAAAAAAAGTATTAACAGATTCAGCAATCGCCTTATAGACATTAACTAAACCATGCCCACCGGCTTTCCAATCAGCAAAATATTGATCTCCCAGACGAACCCCTCCACTACTAAAAAAAGTAGTTTGCTCGGTTATAACACCTTCCTTTAAACCAGCGGCTGCCCAAAAAGGTTTAATAGTGGAACCAGGCGGATACTCGCCAGCCAAAACTCTATTAAATAAAGGTTTGGTTTGATCTTTAAGCAAATCCCTAATTTTATTATTATCACGATTAATAGTAAAAATATTAGGATTATAACTAGGATAACTAACCAGGGCTAAAATTTCACCGGTTTGCGGATTTAAAGCTACCACACTGCCACCTTTTTTAGCTGGACTAGCCGCCTCTTTTAAAGACTCATAAGCAACTTTTTGTAAGCCGGCCTCTACTGTTAAAACCAATTTAGCGCCCGGCACAGAAGCTTGGGCGGCATAAATTTTTCTTTCTTTCCCAAAAGCATCCACTTCCACTTGTTTTTTCCCAGGCTGACCGCGTAAAGCCTCTTCATATTGCATTTCTAAACCAGCTTGACCTATATAATCATTTATTTGATAACCTTGATTTTTTAAATCAGTATATTGTTGAGCAGAAATTTTTCCTACA from Patescibacteria group bacterium includes the following:
- the mrdA gene encoding penicillin-binding protein 2, translated to MSNWRRDPFVIKEYGGNIKDRKVTGFSWRRLEGTTLGESGVGTLRRVISQAVPMVLAVAVALVLFIFFIKLFYLQGWQGQRWRSVAEGNRIRLEIISAQRGLITDRQGQPLIRNNSTFSVVAIPADMPRDETVRQQFLNEILASVPAEYIDKDELVDLSTFSYLPVIIAQNIPHDLALKLMVVSRDYQGLRVEPSNIRDYLSGESFAHLLGYVGKISAQQYTDLKNQGYQINDYIGQAGLEMQYEEALRGQPGKKQVEVDAFGKERKIYAAQASVPGAKLVLTVEAGLQKVAYESLKEAASPAKKGGSVVALNPQTGEILALVSYPSYNPNIFTINRDNNKIRDLLKDQTKPLFNRVLAGEYPPGSTIKPFWAAAGLKEGVITEQTTFFSSGGVRLGDQYFADWKAGGHGLVNVYKAIAESVNTFFYLLGGGGEADSGLGISRLTAYLEKFGFSQPRNIDLPGERLGFIPTPLWKLDKLNERWYKGDTYNISIGQGDLLVTPLQLAVNYSALVTNGRIKKPHLLKEIVWPDRRTQQTPVTEMEDFGLSDEILQIVQKGMRQTVTDGSARYLNSLPVKAAGKTGTAQTGSQTLTHAWFMGYAPYDKPTLLVVAMVEQGGEGSSVAVPIVRKMMAEYFSNAPTGSDFLDSEI